GCCCTCGATCCCATCCGGGAACAGATCCGGCGGGAGATCAGCACGCCGGGCCACGCGCTCTACATCATCTCGCCCTACTTCATTCCGAGCGATGGATGGGTTGCGGAACTGGTCGCCCTCCAGGCCCGCGGCGTGGATGTCCGGATCCTGACCAATTCCGCCAGGGCGACCAATTCAACACCGGTGCACGCCGCTTATTCCAAGTACCGACGGGAACTGACCCAGGGCGGCGTCCGGCTCTTCGAGTTCAAGCCGACCGCCCTGCCCGTGGAGGAACCTGACCTGGAGTTCGGCGCGGTCCGGTCGCGCTCGACCCTCCATGCCAAGACCTTCTCGGTCGATGACGAAAGGATCTTCGTGGGATCGTTCAACTTCGATCCCCGTTCCGTGGAACTGAACACGGAGATGGGCCTGATCCTGCGAAACCCGCAGGCGGCCGGAGCCATCAAGACCTTCTTCGAGACCGGACTGTCGTCAACGGCCTACGAGGTCCGGGCCGCGGACAAGGGTCTGGTCTGGGTTGACCGCAGCGAGGGCGCTGAAGTCGCCCTCAAGCGTGAGCCCGGCCTCAACTTCCTTCACCGCGCCTGGCTGAAGATGCTGTCCCTGGCGCCGATCGAGCACCTGCTCTGAAGCCAGACGGTCAGACCGCCCGCTTCAGGACTTCCGCCAGCCGCTCTTCCTTGAGCTTTTCAGCCACGAGGAAGGCCAATTCAAGGGCCTGCTCGCCGTTGAGCCGCGGGTCGCAGTGGGTGTGGTAGCGATCCGCCAGATCGCCCTCGGAGAGGGCGCGGGCGCCGCCGAGGCACTCGGTGACATTCTGCCCGGTCATCTCCAGGTGGACGCCGCCGGGATGCACGCCTTCGGCCCGGCAGATCTCCACGAAGCTCTTCACCTCCGAGAGGATCCGGTCAAAGGGCCGGGTCTTGTAGCCGGTGGCCGCCGTCAGGGTGTTGCCGTGCATGGGATCGATCGCCCAGACGACCCGGGCGCCCGCGGCGCGGGTCGCCTTCAGGAGGCCCGGCAGGCGGCCGGCGATCTTGTCGTGGCCAAAACGGCCATACAGGGTCAGGCGGCCCGGCTCGTTGTCCGGGTTCAGGATCTCGATCAGGCGCAGGAGCTCGTCCGCCTCGAGGGTCGGGCCGACCTTCATGCCGATCGGGTTGCGGATGCCGCGGAAGAACTCCACGTGGGCGCCGTCGGGCTGGCGGGTACGCTCGCCGATCCAGAGCAGGTGCGCCGAGGTGTCGTACCAGTCGCCGGAGGTGGAATCGACGCGGGTCATGGCCTCCTCGAAGCCCAGCAGGAGGGCCTCGTGGGAAGTGAAGAACTCCACCCTGTGCAGGTCGGGGTGCGACTCCGGCGTCACGCCGATGGCGGCCATGAAGGCCAGGGCCTCGGAAATCTTCTCGGACAGGGCGCGGTAGCGGGCGCCCTGCGGACTGTCGTCGACAAAACCCAGCGTCCAGCGATGGATGTTGTGCAGGTCGGCGTAGCCGCCGCCGGCGAAGGCGCGCAGCAGGTTCAGGGTCGAGGCCGACTGGCCATAGGCCTGGAGCAGGCGCTGGGGGTCCGGGGTCCGCGACGCGGCGTCGAAGTCCATGCCGTTGATGATGTCACCCCGGTAGGACGGCAGGGTTACGTCTCCAACGGTCTCGGTGGCGGAGGAGCGTGGCTTGGCGAACTGGCCGGCCATCCGGCCGACCTTCACCACGGGCTTGCCGCCGGCGAAGGTCAGGACCACCGCCATCTGCAGGATCAGGCGGAAGGTGTCGCGGATGTTGTCCGCATGGAACTCCTTGAAGCTCTCGGCGCAGTCACCGCCCTGCAGAAGGAAGGCGCGGCCGGCCTCGACGTCCGCCAGCAGGGATTTCAGCCGGCGGGCCTCTCCGGCGAACACCAGGGGCGGCATGCCGCGCAGGGTCTGCTCGACCGAGGCCAGGGACTGGGCGTCAGGATAGTCCTCCGGCATGTGTTTGCCGGGAAGTGACCGCCAGGTGGAAGGGCTCCAGGAAGGGCTCATCTTTCAACTCCACGCCCGCATCTGCGGGCGCGGCGTTCTAGCCGGAACGGCGTCAAACGTCGATAGGCCGGGCGCGCAGGACCAGGATGCAGGCCAGGGCGGACAGGGACCCGAGGGCCAGCCACCACTCCTGCCAGACGCCAAAGCTGACCGCCCCGAAGGCCAGGTAGGCCGCCGCCGTCGCAGTGGCGGCGGCGGCGGCGGGTGTCCGGCGCGGCCGCGACAGGCCCGAGAAGATCGACGCCCAGACGATGGCGGCGGCCACGGCGCCGATCAGCCCCAGCTCCATCCAGACCTGCAGCGCCGCGTCGTGGGGATGGAGCTGGATCCCGGGCCCGAAGGCGCGGCTGGCGTCCAGCCCCCACCCTGGCAGGGGGCGGGCCAGGATCCAGTCCACGGCCTTGCGCCAATAGCCCAGGCGCTGGAGCCAGGATTCGGAGAGATAGGGGGCCAGGCGGGCATCGAGCCCCAGGATGAAGGCGCCCTTGGCGATCGCAGGGGCAAGAAGGAAGGCGGCGGCGCCCAGGCCGGCGAGGATCCGGGGCGCCCGGACCGGGAAGGCCAGCACCATCCCTGCCGCCAGGACGGCGCAGGCCAGGGCCAGGAAGGGGGCGTCGTAGCCGAAGGCCAGTGCGGGGACGACAATCCCCACCCCCAGGAGAAGGGCCAGTCCCCACCGCACACGGCCAGACACCGCCGCCAGGGCCGGCGGCGCCAGGAGGGTCAGGACGTACAGGCCCTGGGCCACGTTCTTGATGGCGAAGTCCGGACGCACGGTTTCGCCGAGAGTTGTCAGAAGCACCTTGTAGGCGGCCGCCCCCGTGGCCGCCTCAGCCAGGAGGAGGACGGCCAGCAGGGCGGTCATCCCCGCCAGGAGCTTCACGAGCCCGGGCAGGCGCACCTCCGGGACCGCCCGGGCGGCGCTGACGGCGCTGCCGTAGAGGGCCAGCATGAAGACCAGCTTCAGCCCGGTCTGTCCCTCGAGGTCCGCCGCCCGCCAGGGGCTCCAGAAGATGGAGGCGCAGGCCCAGACCAGGGCGGTGAACAGGGCCAGCAGCAGGGCCCGGTCCTCGCTCCGGACGCGGACGGAGGGAAGTGTCAGCAGGCCGGCCAGCGCGACGGCGGGCGCAAAGCCCAGGGCGCCGACCCAGCCCAGCAGGGGCGTCAGGACAAGAAGCCCTGCAATCACCCCGGCCGTCCAGCGGCCAGGCGATGTCGCCGAAACGGGCAAGTTCAGGCCGGGGACCGGGCGACGGGCTCGCTCAGGGTGACGAGTTCCTCGGCCAGGGTGGGATGGACGGCGCAGGCGGAGTCCCACTGGGCCTTGGTCACGCCCAGCTTGAGCGGCACGGCGGCCATCTGGATGATCTCCGGGGCGTCCGGGCCCACCACATGGCAGCCCAGCATCCGCTGGGTATCGGCGTCCACCACCAGCTTGACCAGGGCCTGCTCCTGGCCGCCGTAGAAGGTCTCCTTCATGGGCCGGAACCGGGACCGGTAGATGTCGATGTTGGCATAGGCGGCGCGGGCCTCGGCCTCCGTCAGGCCCACCGTGCCGACTGGCGGCTGGCTGAATACGGCCGAGGCCACCGCTTCATGGTCGAAGCGGGTCGGCTGGCCATAGAACTCCGTCCGGGCGAAGGCGGCGCCCTCGCGGATGGCCACCGGGGTCAGGTTGATCCGGTCCGTGACGTCGCCGACGGCCCAGATGCTGGGGACCGAGGTCTTCGACCAGGCGTCGACCCGGATCTCGCCGTTCGGGCCAGTCTCCACGCCCGCAGCTTCCAGGCCGAGCCCGCGCGTGTGGGGCTTGCGGCCTGTCGCCAGCATGACCTGCCCGGCCGGCAGGACCTGGCCGTCGGAGAGGCGGCACTGCAGGTCTCCCGGACGACCGGCGATCTCCGTTGGATGCGCCCCGAGGATGAGCTTCACCCCCCGCCTCTGGATCTCGGCGGCCACGTGGGAACGGATGTCCTCGTCGAAGCCGCGCAGCACCTGGTCGCCGCGATAGACCAGGGTCACGTCGACGCCGAGCCCGTTGAAGATGCCGGCGAATTCCACGGCGATGAAGCCCCCGCCGACGATGACCATGCGCTCCGGCAGGGCGGGAAGATCGAAGGCCTCCTCGGAAGTGATGGCCAGGTCTGCTCCCGGCAGGTCCTCGGGCCTCCAAGGCCGGCCGCCCGTGGCCACGAGGATGCGTTGGGCGGTCACCGCCCCACGCCCCTCGACCTCAAGGCTGTTGGCGCCGGTCAGGATCGCCCTGCCCTCAAGGATCTCGGCGCCCGACCGGGTCAGGTTCGCCACGTAGAGCCCGGACAGCCGGGCGATCTCGCGGTCCTTGGCCTCCCGGAAGCGGGACCACTCGAAGGTCGCCTCCGAGGCGGACCAACCGTAGCCCTCGGCGATGTGGGCGTAGTGCGGAAACTCCGAGGCGTAGACCATGAACTTCTTGGGCACGCAGCCGCGGATCACGCAGGTGCCGCCGACCCTGTACTCCTCGGCCACCGCCACCCTGGCGCCCGAGGCGGCGGCCAGCCGCCCGGCCCGGACCCCGCCGGACCCCGCCCCGATGACAAAGAGATCGTAGTCGAACTGGCTCATGATCGGGCTCCCCCTGCGGCGGCGGCGCGACCCTAGAGCAAATCGGGTCGCTGTTGAATGCCGGCGGCGCCGGGCCTTGACCCCTGGGAAGGTGAGGCGCAAGCCCTGTCCATGGAACTCGCTGAACCAGTCCCGCCCGCCGCCGCGTCACCGCCCCCGCAGGACCCGTCGGACAGGGCTTTCTTCGGTCACCCGCTGGCCTTCGGGCACATCTTCGCCACCGAGGTCGGGCTCGCCTTCGCCTACTACGGCCTCATTTCGATCCTGACCCTCTACATGTCGACCCACCTCTTCCTGCCAGGCACAGCTGAGGGGGTGATCGGGTTCGGTCCCTTCAGCCGGATGATGGAGACGGTGTTCGGCGCGACCAGTCCCCTGGAGCTGGCCTCGGCCACCTTCGGCCTGGTCACCGGGATCTTCTACGCCACGCCGCTCATCGGCGGCCTGATCGGCGATCGCTGGCTGGGGACGCGGACCTGTATCGTCGCGGGGCTGCCGATCCAGACCTTGGGCTACGCCCTCCTGGTCTTCGAGCCGACCTTCCTGATCGGCATGGCCCTGATGGTGGTGGGCGGGGGCCTCGTGAAGTCGAATCTGCTCGGCCAGGTCGGCGCCCTTTACGGCCCGGAGGATCCGCGCCGGACCCGCGCCTTCGGCCTCTTCCTGATCGCCGTGAACATCGGCGGATTCATCACCCCCCTGGTGGTGGGAACCCTGGGCGAGAAGGTGAGCTGGTCCTCAGGCCTGGCAGCCGCCGCCGTGGGCATGGCCCTGTCCATGCTGGCCTACCTGTCCGGCGCCAGGCACTTCCCCGCCCGCCGCAGCGTCCAGCCGGCTGCGGCCGCAACAAAGGCGTCGGCGGCCCCCGGTCCGGCCCAGGGATGGGTCGTCGCAGCCCTCCTCCTGGTGCTGGTGGGCTCCATGCTCAACATCGGCGCCTACAACCAGGCCTTCAACATCTTCCCGGTCTGGGCCCGCGAGCATGTCGACCGACAGATCGGCGGCTTCGAGGTGCCGGTCACCTGGTTCTCCACCCTCGACGGCATCCTGACCATCGTGGCCACAGCCCTGGCGGTGAAGATCTGGGCCTGGCAGGCCCGAGGCGGGCGCGAGCCGCGCGAGACCTCCCGCCTGATGGTCGGATGCGCCCTGACCGCATGCGCCTTCATGGTCCTGGCCCTGTCGGCCGCAGCTTTTGGCGACGCCAAGGTCCACATCCTCCTCCCGATCCTGTTCTTCATGCTGGCCGACGCCGCCCTGCCCTGGGTGGATACTGTGATCATGGCCCTCTTCACCCGGGTCGGGCCGGCCGGCCTGGCGACCAGCCTTCTGGGCGTCTACTACCTTTCCTTCACCGGCGGGAACCTGCTGGTGGGCCGGCTGGGCCAGGCCTACGAGCACATGGCGCCCTCCGCCTTCTGGGGACTGCACGCCGCCATGGCCGGCGCGGGCCTGATCTGGCTGGCGGTGCTCGGCGGCTGGATGAACCGGGTCTACGACGCCTCGATGAGGGCGCGGGCAGGCCAGACCTAGGGCTCAATCTCCACGACGCCGGCGTCCGTCGCCACGAGGGCGAGGTCGGCGAGGTCCAGGAAGAGGCCGTGGTCCACCACGCCGGTCACCGACTTGAGCGCCGCCGCCAGGGCCGCCGGGGCGTCGATGCGGCCACAGGCGATGTCGTAGATGACGTTGCCGCCGTCGGTCAGGACCGGCGATCCGTCCTTCAACCTCTGGCGGGGGGCCGCGCCGATGTCGCACTCGGACAGGGCGTCGCAGATCCGGTCCAGGGTGGTCCGGTGCCCGAAGGCCACCACCTCCACCGGCAGGGGAAAGGCGCCCAGGCGGGGAACCCGCTTGCCGGCGTCAGCGATGACGACGCAGCGGCGCGACGCCTCCCAGACCAGCTTCTCGCGCAGCAGGGCCGCGCCTCCGCCCTTGATCAGCGAGAGGGCCGGGCCGATCTCGTCGGCGCCGTCCACGGTCAGGTCGATGGGGCCGGTCTCGCCCAGCTCCGCCACCCGGATGCCCAGCTCCTGGGCCAGGGTCGCGGTGGACCGGGAGGTCGCCACGCCCACGATGTCCAGCTTCCGGGCGCCCAGGGCGCGCACGAACCAGGCGGCGGTGGAGCCGGTACCCAGGCCCACGACCATGCCGGGTTGGACAAGGGCGGCGGCGGCCTCGCCCGCGGCGCGTTTCTGGTCTTCGGCGCTCATGAGCCGCCCTTTTCCTTCCTCGCCGCCTTCTCGGCGGTCTTGCGGGCGCGGAAGGCGGCAGCCCAGCCGGCCTTGTTGCTCTGCTCGCCCCGCGCCACGGCCAGGGCGTCGTCGGGCACGTCGCGGACGATGACCGAGCCCGACCCCGTCATGGCGCCTGCGCCAATGGACCGCGGCGCGACAATGGCGGTGTTCGAGCCGATGAAGGCGCCCGGGCCCACATGGGTCTCGTACTTGTCGAAGCCGTCGTAGTTGCAGAAGATCGTGCCGGCGCCGATGTTGGCCCCCGCCCCCACGGTGCCGTCGCCCAGGTAGGACAGGTGATTGGCCTTTGCGCCCTTGTCCAGGCGGACCTTCTTGACCTCGACGAAGTTGCCGATGTGGACCTCCTCGCCGATGTCCGCGCCCGGGCGGAGGCGGGCGTAGGGGCCGATCAGGGCGCCGGGACCAACCCGGGCGCCCTCCAGGTGGCTGAAGGCCCGGATCACCGCGCCGGTCTCGATAGTCACGCCCGGTGCGAAGACCACGTAGGGCTCCACCTGCACGCCGGGCTCGATCCGCGTGTCCCAGGAGAAGTGCACGGTGTCGGGCGCCGGCATGACCACGCCCTCCGACAGGAAGTGGGTCCGGCGACGCTGCTGGAAGACCGCCTCTGCCTGGGCCAGCTGGGCGGGGGTGTCGGCGCCCATGACGGCGGTCTCGGGGGCGTAATGAGCCCGGGCCTTCCGCCCTTCCGCCGCGGCGATGGAGACCACATCGGTCAGGTAGTACTCGCCCTTGGCGTTGGCGTTGGTCAGCCGCGAGAGCCAGTCGAACAGGCGGGCCCGGTCGGCGCAGAGCATGCCCGCGTAACAGGTCCGCACCATCAGCTCCGCCGGCGAGGCGTCGCGGGCCTCCACGATGCGCCGGACCTCGCCCTCGGCGCTGGACAGAATGCGTCCGTACAGCAGGGGGTCGGCCGGCTCGAAGCCCAGCAGGGCCAGGTCCGTCCCCTCCGCCCTCAGGCTGAACAGGGGGTCCAGGTCCTCCGGCGCCAGCAGGGGGCAGTCGCCATTGACCACCATCACGTCGCCATCGAAATCCGCCAGGGCCGATCCAGCGGCAAGGACGGCGTGACCGGTGCCCAGGGGCGGGTCCTGGACCGCCGCCGCCCCGGGGCCGAGGCGGGCCTCGACCAGTTGGCGGACGGCGGGGCTGTGGGTCCCGACCACCACGACCACGCGCTCGCAGCCGGTCTCCAGGACGGTGTCGATCACCCGGTCCAGCAGGGTGCGCCCGCCGACCTTGTGCAGCATCTTGGGGATGGGGGACTTCATCCGGGTCCCCTGCCCGGCGGCGAGGATGACGGCGGCGCGGGCGGTCATGGCGGAAACCCCGGAATCGCAGGCGAGATTGCAATCATGGCGGCTTTAGCCGAAACCGCCAGCGGAGTCCCCGCCCCCCGAGCCCCCATTCCCAGGAGCGTCCATGCCGCCCGCAGCCCAGCCCCTGGCCGGCGCCGTCATCGCCTTCGACCTCGACGGGACGCTGGTGGACTCGGCCCCGGACCTGGTCGGAACCCTGAACCACCTCCTGGCCGAGGAGGGGATCGCCCCCCTGCCCTTCGACCAGGGCCGCAGCCTGATCGGGCATGGCGCCCGGCGGCTGATCCAGCGCGGCTTCGAGGCGCAGGGCCTGGCTGTCGAGGGCGCCGACCTTGAAGCCCTCTTCGAGCGCTTCATCGCCCACTACAACCTCCATAGCGCCGACCTGACCCGACCCTTCCCAGGCGTGCCGGAGAGCCTGGAGGCCCTGCGCGCGGCCGGCGCGCGGCTGGCCGTCTGCACCAACAAGCTGACCCGCCTGTCCACGCCCATCCTCGAGGCCCTGGACCTGGCCCGCCACTTCGACGCCGTGATCGGCGCCGACCTCGCCCCGGCGCCCAAGCCGGACCCCCGGCACCTGCAGCTGGCGGTGGAGGCGGCGGGAGGCGACCTCCGCCGGGCGGTCATGGTGGGCGACGCCGGCACTGACGCCGGCGCGGCGCGGGCGGCGGGGACGCCCCTGGTCCTGGTCAGCTTCGGCTACACGGAGATACCCGCCTGGGAGCTCCGCCCCGACCGGCTGATCGACCATTTCGACGAGCTGGGGCCCGCCTGCCTGGAGCTTCTGGCGCCCGCGTGAGTCCCGGCCTATCCTGCCACGCGAGGCCCCGCCGCGTTCGGGACGGGGCCCTGGGGGAACGACCATGCCGGGATCCATCATCGGGCGCCTCTGCGCGCTCGCCTTCATCGCCCTTGTTTTGGCGACAGGCCCGGCCCGGGCCGCAGAGGTCCACCCCGGACAGGCCGTCTACGACCGCGCCTGCGCCGCCTGCCACAACGCCCCCGAGCCCGGCGGCCGCGCAGCGCCGGTGGCCAGCCTCAGGCAGATGGACGCCCGCACCCTGCGCACCGCCCTGACCACCGGCGTCATGAAGGGGATCGGCGACAGCCTCGCGCCGGACGACCTGCGGGCCGTGGTCGACTACCTTGCCGCCAAGCCCAAGCCTGTCTCCGACGACTGGATCGACGGCGCGCGCTGCCCCGCTGACCGCCGCACGGTGGACGTGAACGCCCCCATCCCGTCCGGCGGCTTCGGCGTCAACGCCGACAACCGCCGCCGCCTGACCGCCGGCCAGTCCGGCCTGACCACCGCCTCCCTAGCCCGGCTCAAGCCTGCCTGGACCCTGGCCATCCCGAACGCCACGACCATGCGCTCCCAGCCCGTCCTGCTGGGCGCAACCCTGTTCTACGCCGCCAGCCAGGCCTCGACCCTCCTGGCCATCGACGCCGGGACGGGGTGCATCAAGTGGGCGGCCAGGACGCCGTCCGGCATCCGCACCAGCCTGGCCCTGGGCCGCCTCGGCAAGTCCGGCCCCCTGGCCGTGGTGGGCGGTGACGAGGGCGGCCACCTGCAGGCCTGGGAAGCCGAGACCGGCAAGCTGATCTGGCGGGCCGATCCCCGCCACGACAAGGGCGGCGTGCTGACCGGCGGCCCGGTCTTCGCCGGCGAAAGGCTCATCGTGCCGATCTCGGCCCTGGACGTGGCCCAGGCCATGCGGCCCACCTTCGCCTGCTGCTCCACCCATGGCGCGGTCAGCGCCGTGGACGTAACGAACGGCAAGGTGCTCTGGACCTGGCATGCGACGCCGGACGCCAAGCCCCTGGGCGTGAAGAACAGCGCTGGCGTCGAGATGAAGGGCCCCTCCGGCGCGCCCGTCTGGTCCACCCCGGCGGTGGACCTCAAGCGCGGCCTGGTCCTGGCCTCGACTGGCGAGAACACCTCGCCGCCCGCCACCGGGACCTCCGACTCCATCATCGCCCTGGACCTGGCCACCGGACGCCAGAAGTGGGTCTTTCAGGCCCTGGCCAACGACGTCTGGAACATGTCCTGCCCCTCAGGCCGGGAAAGCCGGCGCAAGCCCGGCCCAAACTGCTTCTTCTTCGAGGGCGACAGCGTCCTTCGCGACCATGACTTCGGCGGCGGCCCCGTGCTCTTCCAGGCCGGCGGCAGGACCCTGGTCCTGGCGGGCCAGAAGTCCGGCGACGTCTGGGCCCTGGACCTGAAGACCGGCCGCAAGGTCTGGAGCGACAAGTTCGGCCCGGGCACGCCCCTGGGCGGGGTGCACTGGGGCATCGCCGCCGACGAGACCCGGGTCTTCGCCCCCATCGCAGACCCCGGCGTCCCCGAGCCGGTCAGCGCCTCGGGGGTCCACGCCCTCGACGCGGCGACGGGCAAGCGCCTGTGGTCCTGGCGGGCCCTTCCGGACTGCAGCGAGGCCCGCAAGGCCCGCGGCCCCGGCTGCGAGCGGGCCGGCATCTCCGCCCCGCCCCTGTTGGTGGACGGCGCCGTCATCGCCGCCGGCCTGGACGGACGCCTCTGGGTGCTCGAGGCGACCTCCGGCAAGGTGCTGGCCAGCCTCGATACGGCCGGGCCCCGGGACAGCGTGAACGGTCTTCCCGCCCGCGGCGGCTCGGTGGACTCCGGCGGCCTCTTCGCCGGCGGCGGCATGGTCTTCGTGGGCTCCGGCTACGCCGCCTTCGGCCAGCCCCCCGGCAACGCCCTGATCGCCTACCGCCCCGAGCCCTGACGGAGGGGCCGGGGCCCGCTTGCAGCCGGCAGGCGGGCAGGCTATAGCCGCAACCCTTCCGGCGGATGCGTAGCTCAGCGGTAGAGCACCTCGTTCACACCGAGGGGGTCACAGGTTCGATCCCTGTCGCATCCACCAGGGTTTCCCCGCCTCAGCGATCCATTGACCCACCCCGCGCCCCGGCGGAGGATGGGGGATACCCACGTCTCAAATCGAGGCCACGCCCCATGCGCCATGAGGTCCAAGTCGAGGTCCTGGAGGAACTGCTCGCTCAGATTCGCGAGGGGCGGAACGCCGACGCCGGGGCGGTGCGGGCCTGCCCGGCCTCCACCTGGACCTGTCCGGACCGGCTGGCCCTGGAGCGGCGGGAGCTGTTCGACGGCCAGCCCCAGCTGGTGGGCCTGTCGGGGGACCTGCCCTCGCCCGGCAGCTTCCTGACCACCGACGACCTTGGCCCGCCCGTCCTGGTGGTGCGCGGCGACGACGGCGGGGTGCGGGCCTTCGTCAACGCCTGCCGGCACCGGGGGGCGATCGTCGAGGCCGCCCGGCGGGGAACGAAGCCGCTGTTCTCCTGCCCCTTCCACGCCTGGTCCTACGACGCCCGGGGCGCCCTTCGGGCCGTACCCATGGCCGAGCAGTTCGGGCCGCTGGAGACCGGTCGGCTGGGCTTGGTCCCCCTGCCGGCGGCGGAGCACTGCGGGATGATCTTCGTCCACCCCCAGGCGGACGGGGTGATCGACGCCCCGGCCCTGCTGGAGGGCCTGGAGGACGACTTCACGGCCTTTGGCTTCGCCGAGCACCGCTTCGCCCTGGAGGACCGGCTGGAGCTGGAGCTGAACTGGAAGCTGGTCACCGACACCTTCGGCGAGACCTATCACTTCAAGCGCCTGCACAAGGACACCCTCGCCCAGACCTTCGAGGGCGACGTCCTCAGCTACCGGACCTGGCGGCGGAACCACCGGATGGTGCTGGGCAAGCAGGCCATCCGGGAGATGGCGGCTCGGCCGAGGGCTGAGTGGCGGGTCACCGAGGGCGGCTTCCCGGTCTACTTCCTGTTCCCCAACGTGGTGATCAACGTCAGCGAGGGGGCGATCGCCGTGGTGCGGTCCCTGCCCCACCCCACGGATCCCGGCCGATGCACGGCCCAGATCAGTTACTACGCCTCCCACCGCGCGCCGGAGGACATGGAGTCCTTCCGGCAGGGCTTCGGCAATGTGGTGGTGCACGAGGA
The sequence above is a segment of the Phenylobacterium parvum genome. Coding sequences within it:
- a CDS encoding O-antigen ligase family protein, yielding MIAGLLVLTPLLGWVGALGFAPAVALAGLLTLPSVRVRSEDRALLLALFTALVWACASIFWSPWRAADLEGQTGLKLVFMLALYGSAVSAARAVPEVRLPGLVKLLAGMTALLAVLLLAEAATGAAAYKVLLTTLGETVRPDFAIKNVAQGLYVLTLLAPPALAAVSGRVRWGLALLLGVGIVVPALAFGYDAPFLALACAVLAAGMVLAFPVRAPRILAGLGAAAFLLAPAIAKGAFILGLDARLAPYLSESWLQRLGYWRKAVDWILARPLPGWGLDASRAFGPGIQLHPHDAALQVWMELGLIGAVAAAIVWASIFSGLSRPRRTPAAAAATATAAAYLAFGAVSFGVWQEWWLALGSLSALACILVLRARPIDV
- a CDS encoding class II 3-deoxy-7-phosphoheptulonate synthase, whose translation is MSPSWSPSTWRSLPGKHMPEDYPDAQSLASVEQTLRGMPPLVFAGEARRLKSLLADVEAGRAFLLQGGDCAESFKEFHADNIRDTFRLILQMAVVLTFAGGKPVVKVGRMAGQFAKPRSSATETVGDVTLPSYRGDIINGMDFDAASRTPDPQRLLQAYGQSASTLNLLRAFAGGGYADLHNIHRWTLGFVDDSPQGARYRALSEKISEALAFMAAIGVTPESHPDLHRVEFFTSHEALLLGFEEAMTRVDSTSGDWYDTSAHLLWIGERTRQPDGAHVEFFRGIRNPIGMKVGPTLEADELLRLIEILNPDNEPGRLTLYGRFGHDKIAGRLPGLLKATRAAGARVVWAIDPMHGNTLTAATGYKTRPFDRILSEVKSFVEICRAEGVHPGGVHLEMTGQNVTECLGGARALSEGDLADRYHTHCDPRLNGEQALELAFLVAEKLKEERLAEVLKRAV
- the rpiA gene encoding ribose-5-phosphate isomerase RpiA yields the protein MSAEDQKRAAGEAAAALVQPGMVVGLGTGSTAAWFVRALGARKLDIVGVATSRSTATLAQELGIRVAELGETGPIDLTVDGADEIGPALSLIKGGGAALLREKLVWEASRRCVVIADAGKRVPRLGAFPLPVEVVAFGHRTTLDRICDALSECDIGAAPRQRLKDGSPVLTDGGNVIYDIACGRIDAPAALAAALKSVTGVVDHGLFLDLADLALVATDAGVVEIEP
- the gor gene encoding glutathione-disulfide reductase — encoded protein: MSQFDYDLFVIGAGSGGVRAGRLAAASGARVAVAEEYRVGGTCVIRGCVPKKFMVYASEFPHYAHIAEGYGWSASEATFEWSRFREAKDREIARLSGLYVANLTRSGAEILEGRAILTGANSLEVEGRGAVTAQRILVATGGRPWRPEDLPGADLAITSEEAFDLPALPERMVIVGGGFIAVEFAGIFNGLGVDVTLVYRGDQVLRGFDEDIRSHVAAEIQRRGVKLILGAHPTEIAGRPGDLQCRLSDGQVLPAGQVMLATGRKPHTRGLGLEAAGVETGPNGEIRVDAWSKTSVPSIWAVGDVTDRINLTPVAIREGAAFARTEFYGQPTRFDHEAVASAVFSQPPVGTVGLTEAEARAAYANIDIYRSRFRPMKETFYGGQEQALVKLVVDADTQRMLGCHVVGPDAPEIIQMAAVPLKLGVTKAQWDSACAVHPTLAEELVTLSEPVARSPA
- a CDS encoding peptide MFS transporter encodes the protein MELAEPVPPAAASPPPQDPSDRAFFGHPLAFGHIFATEVGLAFAYYGLISILTLYMSTHLFLPGTAEGVIGFGPFSRMMETVFGATSPLELASATFGLVTGIFYATPLIGGLIGDRWLGTRTCIVAGLPIQTLGYALLVFEPTFLIGMALMVVGGGLVKSNLLGQVGALYGPEDPRRTRAFGLFLIAVNIGGFITPLVVGTLGEKVSWSSGLAAAAVGMALSMLAYLSGARHFPARRSVQPAAAATKASAAPGPAQGWVVAALLLVLVGSMLNIGAYNQAFNIFPVWAREHVDRQIGGFEVPVTWFSTLDGILTIVATALAVKIWAWQARGGREPRETSRLMVGCALTACAFMVLALSAAAFGDAKVHILLPILFFMLADAALPWVDTVIMALFTRVGPAGLATSLLGVYYLSFTGGNLLVGRLGQAYEHMAPSAFWGLHAAMAGAGLIWLAVLGGWMNRVYDASMRARAGQT
- the glmU gene encoding bifunctional UDP-N-acetylglucosamine diphosphorylase/glucosamine-1-phosphate N-acetyltransferase GlmU, translating into MTARAAVILAAGQGTRMKSPIPKMLHKVGGRTLLDRVIDTVLETGCERVVVVVGTHSPAVRQLVEARLGPGAAAVQDPPLGTGHAVLAAGSALADFDGDVMVVNGDCPLLAPEDLDPLFSLRAEGTDLALLGFEPADPLLYGRILSSAEGEVRRIVEARDASPAELMVRTCYAGMLCADRARLFDWLSRLTNANAKGEYYLTDVVSIAAAEGRKARAHYAPETAVMGADTPAQLAQAEAVFQQRRRTHFLSEGVVMPAPDTVHFSWDTRIEPGVQVEPYVVFAPGVTIETGAVIRAFSHLEGARVGPGALIGPYARLRPGADIGEEVHIGNFVEVKKVRLDKGAKANHLSYLGDGTVGAGANIGAGTIFCNYDGFDKYETHVGPGAFIGSNTAIVAPRSIGAGAMTGSGSVIVRDVPDDALAVARGEQSNKAGWAAAFRARKTAEKAARKEKGGS
- the gph gene encoding phosphoglycolate phosphatase (PGP is an essential enzyme in the glycolate salvage pathway in higher organisms (photorespiration in plants). Phosphoglycolate results from the oxidase activity of RubisCO in the Calvin cycle when concentrations of carbon dioxide are low relative to oxygen. This enzyme is a member of the Haloacid Dehalogenase (HAD) superfamily of aspartate-nucleophile hydrolase enzymes (PF00702).); protein product: MPPAAQPLAGAVIAFDLDGTLVDSAPDLVGTLNHLLAEEGIAPLPFDQGRSLIGHGARRLIQRGFEAQGLAVEGADLEALFERFIAHYNLHSADLTRPFPGVPESLEALRAAGARLAVCTNKLTRLSTPILEALDLARHFDAVIGADLAPAPKPDPRHLQLAVEAAGGDLRRAVMVGDAGTDAGAARAAGTPLVLVSFGYTEIPAWELRPDRLIDHFDELGPACLELLAPA